The Triticum aestivum cultivar Chinese Spring chromosome 3A, IWGSC CS RefSeq v2.1, whole genome shotgun sequence genome includes a region encoding these proteins:
- the LOC123061963 gene encoding glucan endo-1,3-beta-glucosidase 13 has protein sequence MAGRHAAAVSAFLFLLLVGHCHGGKTGICYGRNADDLPGPDKVAQLIQQQSIKYVRIYDTNADVIKAFANTSVELMVGVPNADLLAFSQYQSNVDTWLKNSILPYYPATAITHITVGAEITESPINVSALVVPAMRNVHAALKKVGMHKKITISSTHSLGVLSRSFPPSAGAFNSSYAHFLKPMLEFLVENQAPFMVDLYPYYAYQNSPSNVSLNYALFSPQSQGVIDPNTGLVYTNMFDAQVDSIFFALMALNFKTLKIMITETGWPHKGAPKETGATPDNAQTYNTNLIRHVVNDSGTPAKPGEEIDVYIFSLFNENRKPGIESERNWGLFSPDQSSIYSIDWTGRGNVDIMTGGNRSNGTWCVASTNVSETALQNGLNWACGPGNVDCSAIQPSQPCYQPDTLVSHASYAFNSYYQQNGATDVACGFGGAGMRTTKDPSYDTCVYMAAGSKISTKNSTATPTPSGSSPSLLAQCRTLLLPVLPIVIAVGFL, from the exons ATGGCGGGGCGGCATGCGGCGGCGGTTTCCGCGTTCCTCTTCCTGCTGCTCGTGG GGCACTGCCACGGCGGCAAGACCGGCATCTGCTACGGCCGCAACGCCGACGACCTGCCGGGGCCCGACAAGGTGGCGCAGCTCATCCAGCAGCAGTCCATCAAGTACGTGCGCATCTACGACACCAACGCCGACGTCATCAAGGCCTTCGCCAACACCAGCGTCGAGCTCATGGTCGGCGTCCCCAACGCCGACCTCCTCGCCTTCTCGCAGTACCAGTCCAACGTCGACACCTGGCTCAAGAACAGCATCCTCCCCTACTACCCGGCCACCGCCATCACCCACATCACCGTCGGCGCCGAGATCACCGAGAGCCCCATCAACGTCTCCGCCCTCGTCGTGCCGGCCATGCGCAATGTGCACGCCGCGCTCAAGAAGGTCGGCATGCACAAGAAGATCAccatctccagcacgcactcgctCGGGGTGCTCTCCCGCTCCTTCCCGCCGTCCGCGGGGGCGTTCAACAGCAGCTACGCGCACTTCCTCAAGCCCATGCTGGAGTTCCTCGTGGAGAACCAGGCGCCCTTCATGGTCGATCTGTACCCCTATTACGCCTACCAGAACTCGCCCAGCAATGTCTCGTTGAACTACGCCCTCTTCTCGCCGCAGTCCCAGGGCGTGATTGATCCCAACACCGGATTGGTCTACACAAACATGTTTGATGCGCAGGTCGATTCCATCTTCTTCGCGCTCATGGCTTTGAACTTCAAGACACTCAAGATCATGATCACCGAGACGGGATGGCCGCACAAGGGAGCTCCCAAGGAGACCGGGGCGACTCCGGACAATGCTCAGACTTACAACACCAATCTGATACGCCATGTTGTCAATGACAGCGGCACGCCTGCCAAGCCTGGGGAAGAAATAGATGTCTACATCTTCTCCTTGTTCAATGAGAACAGGAAGCCGGGCATCGAGTCCGAGAGGAACTGGGGACTGTTCTCTCCAGACCAAAGCTCCATCTACAGCATAGATTGGACTGGCCGAGGAAATGTGGACATCATGACTGGAGGAAACCGTTCAAATGGTACTTGGTGTGTTGCTTCAACCAATGTCTCGGAGACGGCTCTGCAGAATGGCTTGAATTGGGCATGCGGTCCAGGCAATGTCGATTGCTCTGCTATTCAGCCAAGCCAACCCTGCTACCAGCCCGACACATTGGTTTCACATGCTTCATATGCATTCAACAGCTATTATCAGCAAAATGGAGCTACTGATGTGGCTTGTGGATTTGGTGGTGCTGGAATGCGGACGACGAAAGATCCAA GTTATGACACTTGTGTTTACATGGCAGCCGG CAGCAAGATTAGCACCAAAAATTCAACCGCCACTCCAACTCCAAGCGGCTCCAGCCCGTCACTGTTGGCCCAATGCCGCACCCTTCTGCTCCCTGTGCTTCCCATTGTGATTGCCGTGGGCTTTCTGTGA
- the LOC123058522 gene encoding profilin-2, whose protein sequence is MSWQTYVDEHLMCDIEGHHLASAAILGHDGTVWAQSADFPSFKPAEMANIMKDFDEPGTLAPTGLLLADAKYMVIQGEPGAVIRGKKGAGGITLKKTGQALVVGIYDEPMTPGQCNLVVERLGDYLVEQGM, encoded by the exons ATGTCGTGGCAGACTTACGTGGACGAGCACCTGATGTGCGACATCGAGGGCcaccacctcgcctccgccgccatccTCGGCCACGACGGCACCGTCTGGGCCCAGAGCGCCGATTTCCCGTCG TTCAAGCCGGCGGAGATGGCCAACATCATGAAGGACTTCGACGAGCCGGGGACCCTCGCCCCGACCGGGCTGCTACTCGCAGACGCCAAGTACATGGTCATCCAAGGTGAACCTGGCGCCGTCATCCGCGGCAAGAAG GGCGCGGGAGGCATCACCCTGAAGAAGACCGGGCAGGCGCTGGTGGTCGGCATCTACGACGAGCCCATGACCCCGGGGCAGTGCAACCTGGTGGTGGAGAGGCTGGGCGACTACCTGGTAGAGCAGGGCATgtag